Proteins from a genomic interval of Debaryomyces hansenii CBS767 chromosome E complete sequence:
- a CDS encoding 40S ribosomal protein S27 (highly similar to uniprot|P38711 Saccharomyces cerevisiae YHR021C RPS27B Protein component of the small (40S) ribosomal subunit), with protein sequence MVLVKDLLHPSPATERQSHKLKTLVQEPRSYFMDVKCQGCLNITTVFSHAQTAVSCDNCSTVLCAPTGGKAKLTEGCSFRKK encoded by the coding sequence ATGGTTTTAgttaaagatttattacACCCATCCCCTGCTACCGAAAGACAAAGTCACAAATTGAAGACTTTGGTCCAAGAACCAAGATCATACTTCATGGACGTTAAGTGTCAAGGATGTTTAAACATCACCACTGTTTTCTCTCACGCCCAAACAGCTGTCAGTTGTGACAATTGCTCTACTGTTTTATGTGCCCCAACTGGTGGTAAGGCTAAATTGACCGAAGGATGCTCATTCAGAAAGAAGTAA